The nucleotide window GAATAAGTTATAATCCATATactaaattgtattcatttttcatataaaaaccTAAACATAGTTTTCGTTTTCAtcgtttttgaaaagaaaatgttaatagGTGTCGTAACCCCGGGTATTCTACTGTCCTCTAATGGATCACGTTAAAcaatggcggatttaagggggcgcaaCCGGCGCctcccccccaaccccccccccccaacccccacccccaatcgtggcctcttgtttagaaaatgtactaaacgataaaagaagcaataatttcttccactcccggagaaataaatgacaaaatcttttaatttcttgaattactttattgtgagaacttatttttttccaaaaaccatttaaaatttgcgtcatttcattaatatcaCCTAATAaaacatgatagaaaatagtacaaatgactaaataggagacatatttcaagccttataaaatctgtaaaatccaggagcttcgccccctggacccccagcTGTATAAATTTGAACATGGAGGGTTTACTCCAgtaatactttttcactaatTTAACTCTAACCTAACAATATACAGGGCAGACTAACAAAACGTGATTTTCATCCTCAATTTCAGTGATTCAtgttttacaaaaccttttttcaCGTGGTACATTTTTATGTCTGCCAGTTTCTATGGATGTGATGATAACAAGATAACCTTATTTTGGAAGATACCATTTTTGTACAATTTAGGAATATATTTTTCTATTGCAAGCAAAATTTATCAACCACATGTTTGTAAATAGTGCATTTTGATTTATACTGCATGTtgccatgtaaattttaaataaaatgattcTTCAATCTTTGTTATATAAACATTCATATGCAGCATTACGTATACAATATTAGTTTTTAAAAACGAAAACTTGAACATTCTCAAAAATGATACAATGGTAAACGCCGTTTCAAAATATACCATAGTTGTATTAGTGTATTAGTGTTTTTACGAACACCAagtgcaaattaaaaaaaaacccatccaGGTGACCCTTTTCAAGGTCAGGTCCTTTATGTACTTCTCACACTACGAATCATATGACATCACAGTGGAGATCCCACGTAGATCCATCTCCACCTGATATCTATTTAATCGAATTATTATGCAATTATAGCCCAATCACGGTGACAGTTATTCATCGAATATCTTGACCATCAAACAGTATTAGATAACTATACAAACAGGAGCGTGATTAGTGCGTGTCGTTATCTGTACAGCAATGCTACAACTGTATCAGCGGCCAATTAGTGTGGAAGGATGTtcaattcaatatcaaaattagTGTTTGTTCTTTCCTTTTTCTTATCACAGGTAAGTGTTTTGTGGTAttgcttttgttttttaaacattaaaaaaaaatctctttatTTACGGGATTCAAAGcttttaaacatacatgtatttgaattctCTTCCGAAACATAGTTTTCGTAAAACCTATTCGgtgaacatttttattttatgtttggTTTTAAATATTGGTTACTCATTTagataaaatcaattatttaataAGCGCTTCTTAAAGAGTGCTAATATGTAGCTTTAAATCAACAACATTATTTTGTAACGAAGGAAATCTGATTGTTTTCATGAATTCACATTTTGGAAAAGTATACATTTTATGTACCCATTAAAagatattggggggggggggggggggggggggttatggtGAATGAAATCCAGGAACACAGAAAGATTCGATGTGATTCAACGTAATATTTCGTGAATGTCAGCTTTGAGTTCTtttaattactttgaaaattgaaaagcaAGACAGTTGACATATTACAAACAaagaattacaagaaaataaacCCTTCAGATTGTATTTGCCGAGGCTGAGACAAGAGCCGGTTCCTACAGTAATGTGTGCACTAGTTACTGTAATACCAGTGTGTTCCACGGCTGTCAGTGTAAGAACGGTACCATGTCATGTGAAAGGGAATCAGTCGGAATTATACTAATGATGAATGTGACGAAATGGAACCTTAACAGCAGCTGCTCTATGTCCATTAATCAGACGTAAGTTTTCTATTgtgaaatggggggggggggggggggggggggggggggggggttaaaggTTTGCATTATCTTATTTCTGTTGTTGGTTTTCACAAAAGATTTCATATCAGTATTCAACTTTTTTGATTTGAAACGTCgtttgttttttcaaatcacGATCATTCCACTACAGAACCCACTCCCCAGATTCTATAGACtagaaaatttcagaaatttcGAGATCGTAATCTTATTGAATGAAATCTCACTTCATTACccttgctacagttttacattgATTGTATTTTTAGGTACAATGGCATCGGATTTTGTCGAACTGAAATTGATAGTGTTGACGCTTTGCAGAGGATTCCTCCTGGCAGCGGAAATGCTTTTGCGCGGTTTTACTTTCCTGAGAGTGATTTTCACGTTGGTATAGATAATATTCTATTTTTGCTAGCCGAGGTTTGCAGTCCGCTACTCTCATTTTCGCTAGCCAAAAGTTTCTCTTCACTCTTGACAAATTTAGTCAGAATGCTGCTTAATACAATATGTTACTAAGTTTAGGTTTTAAAAAAACTTAGGGAGTCAGCCAGTAGATTATCTTATAATCAAATCAACGTATAAAAGAACCACATTGTTACAGGTAGTTATCTTCGCTAAGGTGCCGATACAAGAGGTCTAAGCACCGACTATCGTTACCCTTGGTTAATGAAGATAATTACTAAGAAAAAAATGTTACTAACCTTAAACTCtttttataatttgaaaatgttcacaaGACTAAAGTCCCGTGGTGAttcgggttagagtaggtcctcagtacctcttgcttgttgtaaaaggcgattaaatgggggcggtccttcggatgagaccgcaaaaaccgaggcctcatttcacagcaggtgtggaacgataaagatccctccctgctcaatggccataagcgccgagcataggcctaaattttaaaatatgcaacTGAAATAACTTAGATCAAACGATATAAAAAGTTTTCGGACGtgacatattcaaattattCCTATAGTAAATCGGCAGAGAACCATCATCTTGAATTTGATTCTGACTAAACGAAGGTGGTTGACTATACGTCACCTCGTACAATCCTTCCTCCTCAATATTTAGCGTAAGAACTGATTGTCTGGTGATAATGAACAAGGAAGTTTTAAGAAGAACTATATGCCCTGGACAGAGGTTTTGGCCCTAAGAAAGAATGTGCATGATGTATGACATCTTGAGTATTTTTTTCTCTGAATATGACATTCTCGCACTCAGTGCATTATCATAATGAGCATGCGTCCAAAATATATGGTCCCTGGGTTAGTGGTTCTAGTCTCAGGATGAGCATATAAACTGAAATGCTCTTTGCTTCTGAACATCTAGTTTATACTGTGCATACAGGTTACTGACAATGTGAAATGGAAAATCCGGAAAATTTGTTGTGACCATGAACCAAGGCCATTAgacaaaagtcaaggtcacttaaAATGGCTTTAGCTCGTATCTGAATCCTTTTCTGAATTTCGTTTAGTGATGCATTGTGTATTGATATTTACATACGAAATAATGACGGGAATGGTGGTCACGAGTACGTTCGAGACTGCCATTCGCTTTGTTCCCGCGCTCCGTTCCTAGAGTCGCGGAtcacgagaacatgtgcgcacgaaCGTGTTCTTGTTATTCGACCATGCTCAGTGACACCCAGAGTATTTCCGTTGGTTGACAAAAGTTAACATcggcagatttttttttaccattggTACGACAGTGGTACCAATGTTTGCCAATTAAATTTATCAATGGTAAACATTTCTGCAGACAACCTAGAGCTCTGTTAGCGTTGGTAACTCTATTTATGACGTAATCAAAAATGGCGGGTATTGCGTACACACTGAAAGCAACAGATTTTGTATCACAGCTTTTCCTCTTAAAACTTCCTAGACATCAACTGAAGATAATTTCAGACATGTTGTTTCAAACATGCCCCTGGACGGACGGAAATTGGTTTTAAAACATCAAGTGTATATTAATTAATCGCCCACTCTTAACCATTTCGTCCAATGGTCTAAAAAATGCATCTTCGCAATCTAaaggttttcggtccactccgcttcCCATTTATTGACCGAAAACTtttggctagtgaagatggaGGAAATAATCTGCAGGAGAAAGTAATTAACAGTACTTGAAACATCTTTGCTGCAAAACTATATACATAGATATGAATATATCTTTGTTTGACATTTAGTGCTAACTGATCAGCTAGTGGTATACCAGTGGTACCATTGttgaatttttcaacatttGTAATCCTAACTCGACTTAAAATTTTACCATTGGCAAATCGGTGATGGTACAATTGGGTTTACTCTGAACGACCTACAAAGGCAATTTtagttcttgcacctcgaaccTGTTCTCGAAATGCGTACTCGGCGTTCGGgatcggcaggaatttgtactcgtGCGAAGGTCGGAGGTCTTGAACGCACTCTCGAACGTTACCTCGCTTATCATTTTTGACATGTGGCGGATCCAGCAATTTTTGAAGGGGGAAGTAAATAGATGGGTATCCGGTGGCTGTCTTGATACACCCCTCATTGAGTTTAGGGCGAAACATAGGTGGGGGCCTAGACCCAGGAGCGAAGTCCCCTGTAACTACTGACTTctgacaaaatgaaaatatactcATTGAGAGTTTTGCATTCTTTATCTAAAGAAGCCAAATTTAGTCCATGCTTGGATTTTCCAACATCTGAATATAGattctatttatagattatgGGTGTTGTCTAttacaggctctttaaaccaccgcgGGTTATGGACAATACTTCTTCCGAATCATGCTGTCAGTTCCTTCAATTTGAATATACTAACAAAGGAATAGCTGTcatcaacataagcaacattatTCGTCATAAAAAAAACGTTCGGTCttgtattccaacatattttAAGTTCGAGTCGACACCAAAgcttgcagtgcttagatatagaccatcttataatCCTGCGTGTTCTTCTTCATCTTTTTTCAACTATAGTACAACTGGACATGCTACTACCGATGGTGTTggtatagttgaaaatgagaacTTCAAATCAATTAGTTTGAAAGGTCCTAAATTCCAAGAACCTCGGTCTTAtgattggcgacagaacttcttCTGTATTATGacaggtgaaggtaacgaacggtgatcaatctcgtaactcctaaaagcaatacaaaatggagagttctgttgaagattatgccagaaGATGGACTATATCAAAAAGAAAAACctgataccttgtcagaatgggttaaaagtataagaggagtATAAAAATCCCGAAttaaacatatcaaaacaatagtacgtaccatctattcttctgtgtttagtaaagcAGAAATTATCCaaaaattagataggttacatgagaaatatgttttggttccagctgataAAAGCCTataacaatattgtctttgtaagagtcattattgcaaatgtattttaaacgaactcggtattaattccacatttggtaatcgtacttatactccaactgccctttagaaagatgaaatttttcaaaatcttgctttagttttagacacattgaatatcccagtcaatgggatggatgaagatgaattaccgtacctatactctatttctatatttcattaaaaaaaaccttgcaAAGAAAGATACACTGCTGGATCGAGTAAATGTGCTACCCATCCCCTATCTTAGCTCCTCggaaaaatattaacagctgtgaaagagaaacttcaaacgtactgtttCACAAGATATGCCAAAAGTGGTTAAATCAAATGTgtattctaaaaactttaaagaacttctagtaaacttgaaatcgcaaggcttttctcaaatcaacaacatcaaaacgaatgacttttcaacactttaaacGATCATTCCTTggtatcatagacagttgcttctttaacaaaattgcATAGacaaaggaaatattcatatctagtgatcagtcatccaaaaattactttgttatacaccactctgattccatgcgcAAGTaccctgaagttgaaattaaagaTATGCTGGAGTTtcccattgacaatatattcgtagtctttggtgatgaggttttccaacagtctgttggaattccatgaatacaaattgtgttcctttgtttatggcgtgtaaaacgttgcactattatattaatcttgttattcatattcgaaaacttgtaatttatattctaaagcatatcattcatattcgaaaagttgttattcatattcgataattttatcattcatattcaaaaacatgttattcttattctaaaacgtgttattcatattcaaaaacatgtcattcttattcaataaattgttattcatattcaaacttttcattcatattcaaaaacatgtgattcatattcgataatcttatcattcatattcaaaaacatgtgattcatattcgataatcttatcattcatattcaaaaacatgtgatttatattcgataagcttatcattcatattcgataattatgttGTTTATATTCGAGAATCATGTCATTCATATTTGATAATCTTGCTATCCAtattcaaaagcatgtaattcatattcgataattatgtatatgtcattcttattcgataatctttttattcttattcaatataatttgccTTCTGGGTAATATGACGCAATTTGAGACGGTTGTAAACTGAATTTTCATTGGTTTGAAAAGTGAAAGTAAGTAATGGTGGGAGTTGCTGCATATCAGGCATCATTACATGCACTGATGTAGTTTATCTTGTAAGCATTGTTAGAAGTTTGCAGTTCTGTAATCAATCAATAGACATTCATTACCTATGAATGTGCTGCGTACACGTGGTCCAGATATGGTAACACCAtaatctactttcgttttcacatacatgtacccaatgAGCAGAGACTTTACAAACAGATAatattacccacaatgcaaattatattgaataagaattaataaattatcgaataagaatgacatgattatcgaatatgaattacatgcttttttatatgaatagcaaaattatcgaatatgaatgacatgattgtcgaatataaataacataattatcgaatataaatgacatgattatcgaatatgaatgataagattatcgaatatgaatcacatgttttgaatatgaatgataagattatcgaatatgaatcacatgtctttgaatatgaatgattaGATTATCGAATacgaatcacatgtttttgaatacgaatgaaaagtttagaatatgaattacaacttattgaataagaatgacatgtttttgaatatgaataacacgttttagaataagaataacacgtttttgaatatgaatgataaatttattgaatatgaataacaacttttcgaatatgaatgatatgttttagaatataaattacaaattttcgaatatgaataacaagattagtataatagtgcaacgttttacacgccatatttgttagctgacatgttttctattcttatgaagcagagtttattcaaaagcttctacatgagaagaaaaaaatctcttggtgtgaccttcaactcgaccTATAGATATATTACCGGTGTTGTATCTACTAACAATAagcatttttcattcatatgtccattCAGTATATCCATGTGAAcgcgaaataaaagacaccacagagtttcTAACATCTTCTTTGTACTTATATCGATacggaagagcttgttctgcgtaatATCAGTTTTAATcagaggcagactactgacaaacaagttgatggtgcaggggtttcaacaatctcgtttaaaatcagaattgttcaaaatctatagtcgttttccaatgcaacctatcattgggtcaaatgctgtctgatgtgtttcataccgattgttaaaccgtccttggcacacttattttgactacggacaactacgtttaccttatcaagatatagtgcccatggcaggtgtgaccggtcgacaggggatgcttactcctcttaggcacctgatcccacctctagtgtgtccaggggtccgtgtttgcccaactatctattttggattgcttatagaagttatgagatttatcactgttcgttatcttcacctttcatacaatacaaatgaaaaattaaccaatacatattgaaaatataGTATACAGTCGAAATAAAATATAGAGTTCCAATAGAAaacatcaaatattgcaacgtttgacatgccataaatttggaGATTTTTTATAAACATAAGCTGTAGATGAATTGTACTTCAATGATGCATTTGCTACTGAATCATAAAAAGAATCAAAGTAGTTAAAAATGagatatgtaaaacttatacggtaccaatcttATCTATATGAAAGATCGCAATGTGTCAAATGGAAAGGGGCCATCTAAAAGGAAAAATGTTACCATAATGttacttatacggtaccaattttgatgcaccagatacgcatttcgacaaataatgtctcttcagtgatgctcaaccgaaatgtttgaaatccgaaataactatgaagttttagagctattatagggaaaaacagtgtgccaaaaaagtggagtcaaattcgtctaaggataagagctatgcatgagggagataatccttaattttgaaatgaatttctaaattttataacagcaattaaatatacatccgtattttcaagccagtaacgaagtacttagctactgggctgtagagaccctcggggactaacagtccaccagcagaggcctcgacccagaggttcgtttgagagagagagagagagaaagagaaagagagagagagagagagatagagagagagagagagtacagaAGACATATTCAAAAGTTGTTTTACATTACAGAGTAGACCTCTGGTGACTTTCAAAGTGAGCTGTCCAGTCGCTGGAGTTCATACACAACTTCTCTTTCTGGAAAATGTATTCAGTTCAAAGCAATCTGCAccaaaaaacacattgtttcttGGAAATAATTCGGAAACTTCTCTCTGGTAAGTATatgacatgtacatatatttcatcCTTCGCGAAATGGAAAACGTGTTTGGTGTTCTGTGTATTTCACAGCAATTTGGTTGTCATTTTAAACGTTGGGTACAATAAGGTAtataaaagtatttttttttgaGGAACGTGAATTGATCATTTTAAAGGGGCTGGAGGTTGAAATTGGCTGAAGTTTATGGTCTCAAAATGCATTACAATCAAAGACAAATAAGTAGGGATGTTAGATAGCCTAGTCGAATGCTTTAGGCTTTGTCCGAGCGATAGTCGAGGACTCGTTACAAAAATCCGAACTGACTGGGTACAAGCCTACATAAGTCATCAGTCACATCTCAGCGTACACGGATAGCCAAGTTCACAACCAGGATGGAAGGCTGTCGATAACGACTGTTTATCTGGATCAAGTGGATAGCCGTCTAGAAATTTGTTCAATCGTATTAATTGCACATACCGAGAATGATTTGATACAATATTACAACATACAAGCTTGGGTTTATTTATATACAAGTACACTATAATGAAAAGTACATCAACATGCGAAATACAGGGCATGCTATTTTTCTGAGAAAAGTTTGGGGATGTGTCATGCATTTCCCCCAACTTTGAGGACgttgtacacatacactagACCCATAATTGATCTATCACCAATGAATAACAGAGAGGTAGATAAACAatggtttttattttgataacgAAACACTGTATAAGCAAAAAGTAAAATGCACTAAGGCATAAAAAGAAACAAGTACACATATTTGTAAGGTCTTTTCAATGCAAGTGTAATTTTCGGTTTTTCTTGTTGGTTGACAATATAGGCCGAGATCCTATTCTAAGTTTTGTCACTAATTGTTCAGCCGATGACACAATTCTTTCTGAAGGCACAAACAAAAACTTACGGGCTAGTAATGCCAAGAAAGAAAAGTGGTTTCATTCAAGTGGATCGTCATTGGGATTAGATTTTTCGGAGACCAAGACAAAGTTTTAATTCACAGCACGATCATTCTCCCCTTTTCCGGATTTATGGACATtacttaaaaatatttttaacgaATACGCGCCTATGAAATATTTAGTTGATATGACCGAATGGTAGTTGAGTACTCGTTGACATccctacaaataaattttgtatCACTGCTTTCTTACTCGGAATTTcgtcttttaaattttttgcaGGGTAGAAACTGAGATACAAGTTTACTATGATTGTTTTGTTGGTGAAAACCAGGTCTGTAACAAATCTGGTCACGTGGGATGTGCTCCAAATTACTATGGTAGCCAATGTCAACGATACTGTTATTCTGCCATGTTTGAGAACTGCACATGCAACAACAACGGTGATCTTATTTGTCGAGACGAAAGCGTTGGAGCGTTTTTTGAAATTCAGTTACTAACAACACATATCTCCAAGGAAGTAGAAAATTCTACGTATACGCTTACCATCGATCAAAGGTAACTTTTACCAGTATATTACAAACCAGGCCTCAATACCATAAACTATGGTATAGAATTTTAAAAGTCCTCAAATCCAACtaaactttgaaataaatttctttttcaaaatgaaatatttcaatatatgtattttgtatttgaatatttgATAAACCAGCAGTTTTTGCTAATAAtagaataatgataataataaagttGATCTTGAGGCCAGGTTTTAAGGggataatttatttaaaatatgtttggaaatatattttatcttgTATAAGATTATTTTCGTTGGTATacattatgagattgatcactgttcattatcgtAACCTTTCATTAGTAAAAGTAAATGTATATAACTATGTCAGATTCAAAGATTTACAAATTCATGCATGCGTGCTAGCTGCTATTTAAATAACCAATCACAGTtcaaatctttcactcataccAAACCATAACCAACCATTTTTTACGTGTACGAACAATTCTTAGTACCCATAATAACTACACAACTCATGCACAACTATACGGaatacagagttgggcaaaaactgGTCCCTTGagataccagaagtgggatcaggaacataggaggaggaagcatcccctgtcgaccggtcacactcctGTGAgtcccatatcttgatcaggtaaacggagtaatccgttgtcaaaatcaatgagtaaagaacggcttaacaatcggtatcaaacacaccagacagcatttgacccaatgataggatgtattggcaaactttATCATTATaaaaaccatagaatttgcgaaatgctttaaatgagactgctgaaaccctGTAATATCactttgtttgtcagtagcctgtctcgatttaaaactgatctTACACAGAACAAGCTTTCGTGTATCAAATTAAttcagagatataaacactatatgcaggtgataattgaatattagtacataattatgggaagttcacgatggagaaactgaagtcattccgtttgtcataaactCGAGTTGCTAGGTTGCTGTTAAACTTTacgttcaatgaaatatctataaatacgaagcagatgtggatgactctgtgatatcttttatttcaaattcactgggatatagcgaatcgacatatgaatgaaaataattatttttaatagataaagggctcacggcgggtgtgaccggtcaacaggggatgcttactcctcctaggcacctgatcccacctctggtgtgtccaggggtccgtgtttgcccaactatctattttgtattgcttgtaggagttatgagattgatcactgttcgttatcttcaccttgcataaaacgtcgtcaatatatcttaccacagcaagagatttttcttctcaggTAGAACATGTTGAATAATTGTTGCCTCCTAAGAAAATAaagaacaggtcagctaataaaggaacacaattcgtgcgaATTGGAATACTAACAGAATGTATTGAATTCAAATTCAAAgttatttattgattatttaaaactgttCTATAAATCTGTAATATATCTAAAGAGGAgatatataatgtttgataaaataaacCCGGAAATAACCTGACTGAATATATTGGTTCTATTATTAGTCAACATGGAAATGAATATTGTGGCACGCGTGTTGAATTCTTAAAAGTATAAATTCGGTCAACAATCCGTTGTTAGTGTGACTCCACACTATAAGGAGACTAATGCACACATTTCCTTTCTTCTAGCTATGGAAATGATTCCTTCCACAAATCGAAGTTTCCATCTCTCATCCTTCAGGAGACACCGGACCTTAGTCTACTGGGATTTCCCAATAACACATTGAGCTTCTATTACCCAGCATTCAATCATTTTGTGAGTAGTTATTACATTACGAAACTTAATATAACATATCaacatcttttaaaaagtcGAGATACCCAGACGTAGGACATATCTGAGTGCCATGATATGGTATCATTTAATCTGATCGTTCGTTGgaatctaatatatatatatatatatatatatatatatatatatatatatatatatatatatatatatataatagaatTCTATAGCATATGAATTTATACCATATAATATGGATCGGTACCATTGCGTAGGAATTTGAACCAAATCATATGATTTTGCCATATCATATGAATTCCTATCATAACATACgatgataatgatgaaaattaaatataacgaacagtgatcaatctcataaattctataaagaatacaaaattaagagcaggGCAAACCTGCACTTTTAGAAACATCATAGACggatcaggtatctaggaggaAGCATTCCCCGTCAAACTTTATCTCCATCAAGTAAACGGGGAAtaagtatgtaaagaatggctaacaattagtatgaaaacGCCAGACAGCTTTCTACCTAACGGTAgaatttatttggaaataaGATCACCCTAACGGCGATATAATTTGTGATATGCTGAGTTTAAATGAGAATtttgaaactcctgtaatatcaacttatttgtcagtagccttctTAAGTTTAAAAAAAGAGTAATCACATGAACACCGTATCACGTGATCatgaaatattgctatataaaaatgggaagttgacgatataGAAGCTGGTGGCATAAAGAGTTATTACTTTGCCGTAAACGTCTATGTTAAATCATccaaatataaaacaattttggAAGACACTGTGTTGTTTTGCAGTTCATTGGGATATATTGAACGTGGATACTGTCGTCGTTGATGTATCTGAATGCAAGAGTAACATACCTCTCCCCATACagaagttttgaataaattctgcttaatAATTTTTTACTATGTGATCAAACTCTCATCACCAGTAGTTAGAGTGTTAGCTTCTTCACTAGTGTGTAGCGGTAGTGTTAGCTTCTTCACTAGTGTGTAGCGGTAGTGTTAGCTTCTTCACTAGTGTGTAGCGGTAGTGTTAGCTTCTTCACTAGTGTGTAGCGGTAGTGTTAGCTTCTTCACTAGTGTGTAGCGGTAGTGTTAGCTTCTTCACTAGTGTGTAGCGGTAGTGTTAGCTTCTTCACTAGTGTGTAGCGGTAGTGTTA belongs to Ostrea edulis chromosome 7, xbOstEdul1.1, whole genome shotgun sequence and includes:
- the LOC130048758 gene encoding uncharacterized protein LOC130048758, coding for MFNSISKLVFVLSFFLSQIVFAEAETRAGSYSNVCTSYCNTSVFHGCQCKNGTMSCERESVGIILMMNVTKWNLNSSCSMSINQTYNGIGFCRTEIDSVDALQRIPPGSGNAFARFYFPESDFHSRPLVTFKVSCPVAGVHTQLLFLENVFSSKQSAPKNTLFLGNNSETSLWVETEIQVYYDCFVGENQVCNKSGHVGCAPNYYGSQCQRYCYSAMFENCTCNNNGDLICRDESVGAFFEIQLLTTHISKEVENSTYTLTIDQR